A single region of the Gopherus evgoodei ecotype Sinaloan lineage chromosome 3, rGopEvg1_v1.p, whole genome shotgun sequence genome encodes:
- the PDCD2 gene encoding programmed cell death protein 2 isoform X1: protein MRAVPPGAGRVHGVARGAGVRGGGGPVAPAQRPVPQQGGGAAGVAGRVRAAGPRRAALRTVRAALRLPAAALRAAPRPPRRLPPRPLHVLLPRARLLPARGPGAAARNQLPRKNDTYSYDPPPETPPPEGHPPVSLQLQCGAHLCRVCGCLGPKACSKCHRAHYCSKDHQIVDWKLGHKLSCVQSAQLDTAIPDHKFLFPEYEIVIEPEEMETPGDSQTDADTQKNLEKHDELAAAGGASDGFESLDEEVLEAMAKHETREDKIFQKFKNRIAAEPEQILRYCRGGEGPIWISGENIPRMKEIPNCSCGAQRMFEFQVMPQLLNHLKVDSLEESIDWGTLVVYTCAENCNQANGYMEEFIWKQDITADST from the exons ATGCGTGCTGTGCCGCCTGGTGCTGGCCGTGTGCATGGGGTCGCGCGTGGAGCTGGGGTTCGCGGAGGAGGCGGCCCCGTGGCGCCTGCGCAGCGCCCAGTTCCCCAGCAAGGTGGGGGGGCGGCCGGCGTGGCTGGGCGAGTCCGGGCTGCCGGGCCCCGCCGAGCTGCGCTGCGCACGGTGCGGGCGGCCCTGCGCCTTCCTGCTGCAGCTCTACGCGCCGCTCCCCGGCCGCCCCGACGCCTTCCACCGCGGCCTCTTCATGTTCTGCTGCCGCGGGCCCGCCTGCTACCGGCCCGGGGCCCAGGGGCCGCTGCGAG GAACCAGCTTCCGAGGAAGAATGACACCTATTCCTATGATCCACCACCTGAAACGCCCCCTCCTGAAGGGCATCCTCCTGTGAGCCTCCAGCTGCAATGTGGAGCTCATCTGTGCAGAGTCTGTGGCTGTTTAGGGCCAAAGGCATGTTCCAAATGTCACAGGGCCCATTACTGTAGTAAAGATCATCAGATTGTGGATTGGAAATTGGGACACAAACTATCTTGTGTGCAGTCAG CTCAACTGGACACTGCAATTCCAGATCACAAGTTCCTTTTTCCAGAGTATGAAATTGTAATAGAACCTGAGGAAATGGAAACTCCTGGTGACAGTCAAACAGATGCAGATACACAAAAGAACTTGGAGAAACATGACGAATTGGCGGCTGCAGGCGGTGCAA gtGATGGTTTTGAGTCACTAGATGAGGAGGTATTGGAGGCAATGGCAAAACATGAGACTCGAGAAGACAAGATTTTCCAAAAGTTTAAAAATCGAATAGCTGCAGAGCCAGAACAG ATTCTCAGATACTGTCGAGGAGGAGAAGGTCCCATATGGATCTCGGGTGAAAACATTCCTCGGATGAAAGAGATCCCAAATTGTTCATGTGGTGCCCAAAGGATGTTTGAATTTCAA GTTATGCCACAACTCCTGAACCACCTGAAGGTTGATAGCCTAGAAGAAAGTATTGACTGGGGAACACTGGTAGTCTACACATGTGCTGAAAACTGTAACCAAGCAAATGGATATATGGAGGAGTTCATCTGGAAGCAGGACATTACTGCAGACTCTACTTAA
- the PDCD2 gene encoding programmed cell death protein 2 isoform X2, which translates to MGSRVELGFAEEAAPWRLRSAQFPSKVGGRPAWLGESGLPGPAELRCARCGRPCAFLLQLYAPLPGRPDAFHRGLFMFCCRGPACYRPGAQGPLRVFRNQLPRKNDTYSYDPPPETPPPEGHPPVSLQLQCGAHLCRVCGCLGPKACSKCHRAHYCSKDHQIVDWKLGHKLSCVQSAQLDTAIPDHKFLFPEYEIVIEPEEMETPGDSQTDADTQKNLEKHDELAAAGGASDGFESLDEEVLEAMAKHETREDKIFQKFKNRIAAEPEQILRYCRGGEGPIWISGENIPRMKEIPNCSCGAQRMFEFQVMPQLLNHLKVDSLEESIDWGTLVVYTCAENCNQANGYMEEFIWKQDITADST; encoded by the exons ATGGGGTCGCGCGTGGAGCTGGGGTTCGCGGAGGAGGCGGCCCCGTGGCGCCTGCGCAGCGCCCAGTTCCCCAGCAAGGTGGGGGGGCGGCCGGCGTGGCTGGGCGAGTCCGGGCTGCCGGGCCCCGCCGAGCTGCGCTGCGCACGGTGCGGGCGGCCCTGCGCCTTCCTGCTGCAGCTCTACGCGCCGCTCCCCGGCCGCCCCGACGCCTTCCACCGCGGCCTCTTCATGTTCTGCTGCCGCGGGCCCGCCTGCTACCGGCCCGGGGCCCAGGGGCCGCTGCGAG tttttagGAACCAGCTTCCGAGGAAGAATGACACCTATTCCTATGATCCACCACCTGAAACGCCCCCTCCTGAAGGGCATCCTCCTGTGAGCCTCCAGCTGCAATGTGGAGCTCATCTGTGCAGAGTCTGTGGCTGTTTAGGGCCAAAGGCATGTTCCAAATGTCACAGGGCCCATTACTGTAGTAAAGATCATCAGATTGTGGATTGGAAATTGGGACACAAACTATCTTGTGTGCAGTCAG CTCAACTGGACACTGCAATTCCAGATCACAAGTTCCTTTTTCCAGAGTATGAAATTGTAATAGAACCTGAGGAAATGGAAACTCCTGGTGACAGTCAAACAGATGCAGATACACAAAAGAACTTGGAGAAACATGACGAATTGGCGGCTGCAGGCGGTGCAA gtGATGGTTTTGAGTCACTAGATGAGGAGGTATTGGAGGCAATGGCAAAACATGAGACTCGAGAAGACAAGATTTTCCAAAAGTTTAAAAATCGAATAGCTGCAGAGCCAGAACAG ATTCTCAGATACTGTCGAGGAGGAGAAGGTCCCATATGGATCTCGGGTGAAAACATTCCTCGGATGAAAGAGATCCCAAATTGTTCATGTGGTGCCCAAAGGATGTTTGAATTTCAA GTTATGCCACAACTCCTGAACCACCTGAAGGTTGATAGCCTAGAAGAAAGTATTGACTGGGGAACACTGGTAGTCTACACATGTGCTGAAAACTGTAACCAAGCAAATGGATATATGGAGGAGTTCATCTGGAAGCAGGACATTACTGCAGACTCTACTTAA